The nucleotide sequence CAATTTATCTAACATATATGGGGGAATCTTCTTATATAATTTCACCAATAATGTTTCTGACGATTATTTCAATAATATATCTAGGAACGTTATTAATTTACAGGAATAAATATGGTGATTAAATGAAAAATCAAATAAAGAAATTGAGAAAATCAGCTAAATTATCTCAGGATGAACTGGCTAAACAATGTAAGGTATCCAGACAAACAATCAATGCAATTGAAAATGATAAATACGACCCTACTCTTCAATTAGCGTTTGACATAGCTTCTGTATTGGATACCACAGTAGATGATCTTTTCATCAGTGATTCTATTAGAAAATAGTAAAAAGACCTCATTTGGTCCTGCACCCCAAATGTTAGAGCAAAAATCTAACTCATAGGGTTCACTACCTTTCGAGGTCTTTTTTATGCACTCCTCAGTATTTCAATTCGATAAAGGCTTAAATATACTCATTTTCTAATTAAAACGGTTGCAAGTTGTTTCTCATATATATTCATTTGGCACCACCATAATAGAAGAATAATTCGAGGCCGCGTTTGATGATAAAATTACATACCAGATTATATATTAAAGTTGAGAAGGTACACTATAGTTATAATAATAAAAGTTATTGTGAATATAACCCCAGTAGCTATAGAACTTACAAATGTTTTCTTTGTGTATCCTTTCAATTGGTCCTCGCTAGATCTGTCAACTTTCCTAGCGCGAATGTATAAAGAAATATTAATTAAAATTAAAATTGAAGTCAATAATGGAACAAAAAATCCGTAATCGAGATCCATTATTAAATTGGAACTTCCACGATTCAATAAGTAGTAGAGGAACATTATGCATCCAAGAAATAAATGCATAATAGGGCCTAATCTTCTTTCTTTATACCATTCACCTCCTAATTTCTCTTTTTCGTATTCAGCCACTTTTTCTAAAATCGGAATCAATGATTTAGTTGAGTTCCTTTTGACCATCCCAAAGCAAAATTGAAGGAGTAATATTATACTAAGGGTTAAAAATAGTTCGGCAATTCTGATTTGGAATGTTTCCAAGAGGGCTATAAAAATAGCCATTAATGTTATATAAAGTATATTCAATATCATACCTTGTTTTAGTCTCAACTTATGTACGTATT is from Halalkalibacillus sediminis and encodes:
- a CDS encoding helix-turn-helix transcriptional regulator codes for the protein MKNQIKKLRKSAKLSQDELAKQCKVSRQTINAIENDKYDPTLQLAFDIASVLDTTVDDLFISDSIRK